The genomic stretch GGTCAAAATCTTGTTGCATCCATCGATCATCGCCTCTCGTCGTCTTCACCACCAAGCCAGACGCGCTTCACTCCCCTTGTTTCCTCCGCTATAAAAAGGGGTGCTCCGTGCGCCTCACCTCACTCCCTCACCACCCCAGCCCAACTCCCCACTTGCCTTGCCTCTCCTCATCCGAGCAACGACGAATTCTTGCCCCCTGTTTGGCAACACAAACAAGTTCTTGGCCTAACAAAGCTAACTTGAGAGAGGAAGTTCCTTCGGTGAGGAAGAGCACACGCAAGAGGATCGGAGATAGATGGCGAGCGTCGTCGACGgcaatggaggcggcggcggcggcgggcgggtggtGATGGAGCTGAGCCACATCAAGGACCTGGTGCGGCAGCTGGAGGGGCACCTGGGGGGCGGGTCACAGTTACAGGCGCAGGAGGTGTGCAGGAGCCTGGCCTCGCAGATCTCCTCCCTCACCGAGCGCTCCATCACCCTCATCACCTCCTACTACTGCCTCGACGCCGGCCGGAagcgctcggcggcggccagccTGCTCAGCGACGTCTCCGACGCGCCCTTCAAGACCACCAAGAAGAGGTGAGCAAGCTCTTGCTGATGAACAAGCTCAACCGTatgcagttttttttccctattttgAGAAATCTGTCTTGGCTTGTTTGCTAGTAAGTAATCAAAGTGGTTTGTTTGCAGGAAGACGACGGAGAAGGTTAAGAATCAGGTGAGGGTGAGCTCCGCCGCTGGTGGCGACATCCCGGCCGACGACGGCCACAGCTGGAGGAAGTACGGCCAGAAGGAGATTCTTGGAGCCAAATACCCGAGGTGGGTTTCTTTTCCCCCCTTATCTTTTCAGAGCCCAATCTGCACGTGTGTGTTTTTTCGCAAGTGGAATCGAATCGCTTCTACATTTTTTTCTACTTTGGATGGAGTGGTTGTCCTCTGGGTGAAAGTTGAAGCCTCTGCTCTCCTCCCAAATGCTTGGCCTCCACTTGTCCGATGGGAACAGTGAAAGTGCAGTTTTTCGTTGCACGGAAACAAAAAGATTTCCCATCGGATTGATGATGCTGTTTGTGCTAATCTTGTTCCGAATTCACAAGCAAAATCTCTTCTTTTTCCACAAATATTGATTCACAACCAAAGCTTCATCCTGACCTGAATCGTGCAAATTATTGCAGGAGCTACTACCGCTGCACGCACCGCCACTCTCAGGGATGCGCGGCGACGAAGCAGGTGCAGCGCGCTGACGAGGACCCGACGCTCTTCGACGTCATCTACCTCGGCGCGCACACCTGCGTCCAGagcggagcggtggcggcggcaggcgagGCCGCCACGGCCACTCAGCAGCCGCCGGAGCACAACCCGAACGCCCACAGCCTCCTGCAGAGCCTGAGCTCCAGCCTGACGGTGAAGACCGAGGGGCTggccgcggcgccggagccgccgcagGGCTGGGTCGCCACCACGCCCTTCTGCCTctcctcgacgccggcgagcgGGTGCCTGCAGGCGCCGGCCGAGCTCAGCCCGTTCtcggcgccgtcgacgacgTCCGAGAACTGGGGCGTGTCGCCGGCGACCTCGGACTCCAACCAGCACGCTGCCGTCTCTCTCCCGCCTTTCgaggtcgtcgccggcgacgtggAGTTCGAGTTCGGGGAGGTGGTGTCCGCGCTCGTCGGCATCCCCGACGACGACTTCGACATTTCAAGCTTCTTCGCGTGATCCACGGGGAGGAAGAGAGATTCTTACAAAACCTACCTGATGACCGCCCCCTCTGTGATGCTCTGCCGTTTGTTCAGGGGCAGAGGAGGGAAGACAAAAAGTTCTTCCTTCGTCAGAGCCATCCTAAAGGTTTAGGATATTTGAGAATAGTGGAGTTGTTAATTCGACAGACATGTGAAAGTAACGTGAAAGTTTCTGGTGAATTTAAGCATTGCCCAACATATTACTAGCGGTCTAGTGCAAACAAAGTTTGGGTGCTATTTAATCTGGTAAAGCCCTGAAAGTTCAATCATACCATGCATACATTGCTCCCTCTGTTTAGAAACGAATTAACTAGCTTGTGCTAAGAGTCATATGATTTGAGAATAGAGGTAGTAACTAGATTTTCTTACAGAAAACTACTCACTGCACTCACAACTGAGCAAAACCTTGGTTTTAACATTATGAATTATTGGTAAAGAATGTGAAACAGTAAGTGCACGTCTCCTTTCTAACCACAAAATGGCATTCTCAAGACTAACGGGACTTTGCATATTTGCTATTATAAATGACTCGATCACATATTTGCCATCAATATTTTTAGTAATCATGCATGCTATACAATCATGATGGAAAAACTATACAACTCTGCTTGGTCGAAAGTTTGCCTTTGTTCTCAAAAGGGAAATAAAGCATCACCTTTTCAACCTCTCAATAATCTGTTCTGTTTTCTTTATCGATAACGGTTTGCTTTGCGTATATGCTCTGCCATTGTCAAGCACTCAAGCCTGTTCCAGTTAAACCAGACATTCCGCGGTGTTTCGTCGGACTGATGACTGATCGCCTCGAGCTTAAATTCAAATGTTGCAGTGCGGCTACGCGACGATCGCGTCGAATATTCACGAGGCTTTCCAGGAAATTTGCATGGGTCGGCAGGCAGGACCGCAGGAGATCTGAAGGGAGATCGGAATGCAACCCATGCACGTCTGCACCACCAGTCACTCTCCGTTTTCTTCCTTCCCCTGCTTCCACATCTTGTGAGATGGGGTGTGGCGTCATGCTCCAGGACCCTTGCAAATGCCATGCTTGCGCAAGCATATCCAGCCTCACGGCCTGGCCGGCTTCCAGAGATAGACAAGAGAATGAAGGAAGGAATTTCTTTATTAAAAACAcaagagaagaaagggagagtaCACAGGTTTTTAACGAACAAAAATTTATCCTGTGTTTTCAGCGATCCAGAAACTTTTGTTACTAAATATTTTTTCAATTGCATGTCATTTTAGCTTTAGTTTCCGAAGAAGATTCTTCCAGCACTAGGGACGCTTGGAGCCTTGGAGTGCAGGGAGTCACATCCGAAATTGAGTGCGCGAGCCTACTAGGGTCTTGTTTAATTCCCAATTTAGGAgtagcaaaattggcattttgtcataaatgcgcaactgtagcatttcgtttgtatttgtgaattattgtccaaacattgactaattaggctcaaaagattcgtctcacaaagtacaacaaaactatgcaattagtttttgatttcgtctacatttagtatttcatgcatgtatcgcaagtttgatgtgatggggaatcttctttttgcatagtgtcaaagttgggaatttggggtaactaaacatggcctagatTTGTCTACTCCGGAAGCTGAAAACTAGGCCGCTAGACCGATTCAACAGTAACAGCTACTCGATAGGAATGTTATTTTGTGATGGAAGGAAGACGTATGGATCTGTCCGTACCACGCATGCATGCTTCAATTCTCATATTCTTTAGGACCATTGCAGATAGAGAGAGACATGCATTGGGATCAAGGTCATGCCCGTCAAGTAACTCGTCTAAATTATTGTATTCGGCCCCCATCTACATGTTTGACAAAATTAAATGGACAAGAAAGTGCAGTTCATGTCATTTTGAAGCAAGATGACAAGCAATAGATTATGTTTTTTGCAACTGCGCTAACCATTAGCGATCCAATGCAGTGTTCTACTCTGTTGagaaagttagaatgacttataatttgaatttgaaacggagggagtacggaACTAAAGTCAATGGGAAATGGCGGCGTGCGATTGATTGACGGGACTGGCCAACGGCGATGCGTGCATGTACCGAATTATATGATCAGTGAGCTGATGATGGCTATTATTATTAAAGCAAGGCATGATGCTAAAACATTGCCCCTTTTATCGATGTGATGATATTTATTTACTACCTACACTACAATAATTGGCTCATTAGGTAGGTCGTCCGGGTCCGGAAGACAAATCCTGCCTGGCCGACATCAATTCTTCGCTTCAGGGGCCCATGCACTCACGTCGAACCAGAACACTGTCAATCACAGCACCTGGTTTGAtttcctgcttatttttagcacccgtcacatcaaatgtttagatactaattagcagtattaaacgtagactatttacaaaatccattacataagtggaggttaaacggcgagacgaatctattaagcctaattagtccatgatttgataatgtgttggctacagtaaatatttgctaatgatgaattaattaggcttaatagattcgtctcgccgtttagcctccacttatgtaatgggctttgtaaatagtctacgtttaatactgtcgttgtcaagattagcagattaagactacggctagtaaatttcttttatgcgcgtaaggcttcggatggtggcgcgggaggacacgggattagactggttcgggcaaggaaagccctacgtccagtatgaggagctgctcgtattgcccacgcggggtctgtagtaggggttacaggtaggcgagagagggagctggtcccaagtctatTGGGtatgcactgatgctctagtgGAGAGTGTATGTgagttctgttggcttgagagtcccccTCTCTCAGGGCCTccgattctccttttatagcgcaaggagagctcggggttacagatgagtcaggtgtgaggagaagtaaaacagataagctaagtaaattaaaatacaaggagagggaccaagtccccgggtcgcGGCCTtctgctccggccttcggccCCTGTCAGTGcgtccaccggaggagggcggctgccttttgatcctgtcgacgatcctcCTGGCGACCGCTaccgccaagcatgatgatggtgttcggttaTGGCAACTGTGCGCGTCGGGGAAGACgtctgacccctgttgtcctgcttgcggcccgtggaacacggacgtcgccTCCTTGTCGCCAGATACGCGGGGCGTGAGAGCGGGCGGAACTCCCTCTTGTGccaggcggcgcaggccatgagtgcctctTAACGAATCAGGGGGAGCTGTGGCCACTGTACCCTGTGCGGTCGCGGCTACAGTGtcccgcccgggtacttgtggcggtcacGTCGAGAGGCGCGGACACCTTTCTGCGCATtagagccgcggcgcatttatggctaGATCGGcgaggggcccacgagatccgcacccTCGTCTGCCGGTCCGCGTCCGAGGCGGATCCTTGTcctgtgggcccggatgagtccgaccccccaCGCCCGGGGTTGGgtgaggcggaaccttgcggcgaggggtcgggcgcatccgaccctgggaccgtgggtcgggcgaggcggagttttgccgTCGAGGGGTCGGgggtgtccgaccccggggctctgggtcgggcgagatgaagCGTGATGTTTCCCGCTCATGCTGGGCCGGCGGCAATCGTCGTTACCGCAGATGGgtctgggccttcatgattgttgttttaagagtcattaggaggtcgttaatattttcccccaacaaatactcctaattagtatctaaacattcgatgtgacatgtgctaaaaataagcaaagggaaccaaacgcccatACTTGCTCTCAATGCAAGCAGATTTTGGTCTCGACCTATCCAAGCCAATCCACAAAGCAGGCACACTCACACAAATGCATCCACCAACTTTACACCAATCGACCAACAATCGACACGTGTGGAGGACTCCCAAGAAATTAACACACGAGCCGGTTGCCTTCTTCCTTATTCATCGGGACGCTTTGCGTGCCTCGCATGCCTCCCTTCGGCGTGACAGGAGGATCAAGATGAGGCACTCAACACCACTCTGGGTCAATCTAGGACCAATTGTAATGGCTCTGTGTAAGCTGCTGCATGCCCAACCGCGTCTGCCGCGGCTGCGGCCGGCGTCGTCGCTCCCGGCTGGAGATGAGAGAATTCCCCGGGTCGAGTAGGGCAACGTTAGAATCTAATACACCTCGTTATGCATAGCATTTTCCCAAATCTTGAAAGGATATTGGGAGTACGACACGAGCTTGCACTATATAAGAACAACGTATATGAATCTCGTAAAAAATCCCAAATGATAGCGTTGAAGCAACCGCGATAAGATAAAAGGATTTTGGCGAAGCTGACCGGGGATTCTTTAAGCACAACTTCCAAAAGAGTACAAGTGATTGTCGCTCCCTCACAACCCTACTTGACCCTTTAGAACCCTCTAATTCTTGCTCTAGACCCTTTAGAACCCTCTAATTCTTGCTCTATACAAGAATCTAGTGCTATAAAACTGTGAACACTATCTCTCTTGAGCGATCTTAATTGTCTCTCACAAGCCTTGGATGAGATCTTGGTGTTTACCTTTAGCTTGATTGATTCCTAGAGGCTCCACCCCCTTGTTTATATAGTCCATTCCAAGACTCTCATACATGCAAGTAGGAGTCCTACGCCTAGTAGGATTCAACGTTCAAATCCTAGTAGAAATAGAAGTCCTAATAGAACACCCCTATAGAGTCATAATTCAAGTAGAATTTGAGTCACCATACAACAATCTTCACCTTGACT from Setaria italica strain Yugu1 chromosome II, Setaria_italica_v2.0, whole genome shotgun sequence encodes the following:
- the LOC101762507 gene encoding probable WRKY transcription factor 30 encodes the protein MASVVDGNGGGGGGGRVVMELSHIKDLVRQLEGHLGGGSQLQAQEVCRSLASQISSLTERSITLITSYYCLDAGRKRSAAASLLSDVSDAPFKTTKKRKTTEKVKNQVRVSSAAGGDIPADDGHSWRKYGQKEILGAKYPRSYYRCTHRHSQGCAATKQVQRADEDPTLFDVIYLGAHTCVQSGAVAAAGEAATATQQPPEHNPNAHSLLQSLSSSLTVKTEGLAAAPEPPQGWVATTPFCLSSTPASGCLQAPAELSPFSAPSTTSENWGVSPATSDSNQHAAVSLPPFEVVAGDVEFEFGEVVSALVGIPDDDFDISSFFA